GCGAACACCGAGCGTTGCACTTTACAGTTCAAAGCCAACCCCACCCGAATAGCCAACTCGATAGCTTTTTCGTTAAGCACCGGCAACGAACCAGGCAAACCCAGCGACACCGGGTCAATATTGGTGTTGGGTTCGCCACCAAACACGTTGCGAGCCGACGAAAACATTTTGGTTTGGGTCGCCAACTCGGCGTGCACCTCTAAACCAATCACCACTTCCCAACCGTCAAGCACATCGCCGCTCATTGGGCACCCCCAGATTTTTCTAGCACCGCGGCGGCCCGGAACATGGTGGCCTCGCCCATGGCGGGTGCCAAAATCTGTACGCCAACCGGCAAGCCATCGTCACCCACCCCGAAAGGCACCGACATCGCCGGGTGGCCCGCCAGGTTCGAAGGAATAGTGCACACATCTTGTAAATACATTTGCATCGGATCTTCTGTTTTGTCGCCCAAAGGAAACGCCGTAGTGGGCGCCGTTGGGCTAATCAACAAGTCAAACTTTTCGTACGCCTCAGCAAAATCTTTCAAAATCAAGGTACGCACTTTTTGGGACTTGCCGTAATAGGCGTCGTAGTAGCCGGCCGACAAGGCGTAAGTACCCAACATGATGCGGCGCTTAACCTCGTCACCAAACCCTTCGGTTCGGGTGGCCATCATCATCTCGTTGGTAGTTGCCCCATCGGTTCGAGGGCCAAACCGCACCCCGTCGTAGCGAGACAAGTTCGACGAAGCCTCCGCTGGCGCAATCACGTAATAAGCCGACAACCCGTACACCGTGGCCGGCACCGAGGCCCGCTCTACCGTGGCCCCCGCAGCCGTTAACGCTTCAACAGCGGCATCAAGGCGAGCCAACACGTCAGGAGAAATACCCTCAACACCGTGGCCGCTGAGTTCATCCAAAATACCAATCCGTAAACCCTCAACGCCTTGATCAAGCACCGAAAGCAAGCCAGGGGCAGGTTCAGCAATAGAAGTGGAATCCAACGGGTCGTGGCCAGAAATAACTTCCAACAACAACGCCGCATCGGCCACCGTGGCCGCAAACGGGCCAATCTGGTCCAGGCTGGAAGCAAAAGCCACTAGGCCGTAACGTGAAACCCGACCGTAAGTGGGTTTCACCCCCACCAAGCCGCAAAGCGCTGCTGGCTGACGAATAGACCCACCGGTATCGCTACCCAAGGACAATGGAGCAAAACCCGCCGCCACCGCAGCAGCAGAACCCCCCGACGAACCCCCCGGCACCCGACTGGTATCTAACGGGTTGCGGGTCGGGCCAAAAGCAGAGTTTTCCGTTGAGCCGCCCATAGCGAACTCATCCATATTGGTTTTACCAATGATTACCGCACCAGCAGCAGCCAAACGTTGCACCACCGTGGCGTCGTAAGGAGGCTTCCAGCCTGCCAAGATTTTTGACGAACACGTAGTAGGCACCCCACGGGTACACATGTTGTCTTTCAAAGCAACCGGCACCCCAGCCAACGGGCCCAACTCTTCACCGGCCGCCAAACGGGTATCAACATCTGCCGCCTCTCGGCGGGCCTGTTCGACCATCACCAAGTTAAAAGCATGAATCTCGTCTTCTCGAGCATCGATAACTGCCAAATGTTCTTCAAGAACATCAACAGCCGAACGCTCACCACTTCGGATGGCCGCCGCCAATTCGAGAGCGCTCATGCGTTGCCTCCCAACGCTGGAGGCACCCGAAACTGGTGATCCTCCACACTAGGGGCGGCCGCCAAAACCTCGTCCCGGTCCACCGGTTCACCCGGCACATCGGGCCGCAACACGTTGACCAGCGGCAAAGGATGCGAGGTGGGTTCCACCCCAGTCAGGTCCAACGCTTCAAGGTCAGTCGCATGGCTCAAAATGTCAGCGAGTTGGCCAGTAAAGGCCTCAAGTTCTTGATCAGTTAACGACAGGCAAGCCAAACGAGCCACATGGGCTACATCGTCACGAGAAATAGGATCGGTCATGAGGTTTGAGGTTAGAGGGCTAGCGGGCAGCGCCCACCATAAGCCGGCGGTTGTTTCATCTGGTGATCAATTCAATAGTGTCCGTCGGGACCGCTTCTTCGTCGGCCATCGGGTTTTGACCGATTACTTCGCCAGCCAACGGGCCATCAACAGCAATCACTCGAAAGCCCGCTGCTTGCAGACGAGCCTCCGCTGCGTCGAGCGACAAACCGATTACTCCAGGCACCGGGCGAGGCATAGGGCCTTGAGAAATCGCCAACATGACGACCGAACCGAACGGAACTTCCATGGTCTCTGCCGGGCTCAACGAATCAACCGCACCCACCCCTACCGCTTCGCTAAATACTTCGGACCGCTCAACCACAAAACCCAGCGACAGCAAAACCTGTTCAACTTCGTCAGCCGTACCGCCCACCAAACCATCAGGAATGACCCGCGGTGCTGGCCCGGTTGACACGATTAAATCAACCGCACCCCCGCGAGGTAAATCATCCGCCAAGAACAACACCTCAGCTACCAAACCAAAATCCACTTCTTCGCTGGCTGTTTCAACAACCGCACCCACCACCAACCCGACCTCTTCAAGAAGTCGGGTGGCTTCTGCCAAGCTCACCCCGGCCAAGCCAGTAGGAATCTCCACCCGAGTAGGGCCCAACGACACGATGACCGACACCACTTGGTCCACATCAAAGATGGCTCCCGCGGAAGGGTCGGTCCCTAAAACTTGGCCCTCAACCGTGCCATCACGACGCTCATAACGTTCTTCAACCGTCCACCCGAGATCCATCAAACGCAAATGAGCTTCCTCAATGGACCGTCCAGCCAAAGAAGGCACCACGCTTTGATCAACCTGCATCCCTTGCCAAAGCCAAGCACCCCCCACCGAAGCACCGGCCAACAACAACACGGCCAACAACATCGCCGGCCAACGACGTTTAGGGCCCACCGGACGCACCGAGCGTTCTCGAGGAGTAGCAAGCGGAGGCGAAACCCTGGGCGCCACCATGGTCGCTTCCCCCGGCAAAGGAGCAGCCCCCACCTCACCCGGGCCCACCAAAGGCAACGGTTCGGGGCGAGACATTTGCGGCGCCGCACTCAACAACATTTTCCCCAACTCAGCGGCACTCGGGCGATCCACGGGTTCAGCGGCCCCCGCTTTTTGCACAATGGGACCCAAAGGACCCAACGCCGCAGGCACCGGAACCGCTTCGCCGTCTCGAGCCCGCAAAGTACCCAACAAAGTGTCAGCCACAAACGGCACATGGCCCGTTACCGCCTCCACCAAAACCAAAGCCAACGCATAAATATCAGATCGCCCATCTAACATTTGGCCTCGAGCTTGTTCCGGCGAGGCATAGCGCACCGTCCCCACCATGCCTTCAGCAAAAATC
The Acidimicrobiia bacterium DNA segment above includes these coding regions:
- the gatC gene encoding Asp-tRNA(Asn)/Glu-tRNA(Gln) amidotransferase subunit GatC; its protein translation is MTDPISRDDVAHVARLACLSLTDQELEAFTGQLADILSHATDLEALDLTGVEPTSHPLPLVNVLRPDVPGEPVDRDEVLAAAPSVEDHQFRVPPALGGNA
- a CDS encoding serine/threonine-protein kinase, which gives rise to MNNLRNSSQTPDLSGTLLDGRYLLRQAVGTGTSGTVYAADDTNLQRRVAVKVLHPSLSGDQEFVERFRSEARTVASLNHPHVLAIYDWGVDGSAYLVTEYLGGGSLRSMLSTGRTLSPAQALMLGLNACRALDHAHGQGLVHRDIKPANLLFNQDGRMCIGDFGLARALAEASHTEIFAEGMVGTVRYASPEQARGQMLDGRSDIYALALVLVEAVTGHVPFVADTLLGTLRARDGEAVPVPAALGPLGPIVQKAGAAEPVDRPSAAELGKMLLSAAPQMSRPEPLPLVGPGEVGAAPLPGEATMVAPRVSPPLATPRERSVRPVGPKRRWPAMLLAVLLLAGASVGGAWLWQGMQVDQSVVPSLAGRSIEEAHLRLMDLGWTVEERYERRDGTVEGQVLGTDPSAGAIFDVDQVVSVIVSLGPTRVEIPTGLAGVSLAEATRLLEEVGLVVGAVVETASEEVDFGLVAEVLFLADDLPRGGAVDLIVSTGPAPRVIPDGLVGGTADEVEQVLLSLGFVVERSEVFSEAVGVGAVDSLSPAETMEVPFGSVVMLAISQGPMPRPVPGVIGLSLDAAEARLQAAGFRVIAVDGPLAGEVIGQNPMADEEAVPTDTIELITR
- the gatA gene encoding Asp-tRNA(Asn)/Glu-tRNA(Gln) amidotransferase subunit GatA, whose amino-acid sequence is MSALELAAAIRSGERSAVDVLEEHLAVIDAREDEIHAFNLVMVEQARREAADVDTRLAAGEELGPLAGVPVALKDNMCTRGVPTTCSSKILAGWKPPYDATVVQRLAAAGAVIIGKTNMDEFAMGGSTENSAFGPTRNPLDTSRVPGGSSGGSAAAVAAGFAPLSLGSDTGGSIRQPAALCGLVGVKPTYGRVSRYGLVAFASSLDQIGPFAATVADAALLLEVISGHDPLDSTSIAEPAPGLLSVLDQGVEGLRIGILDELSGHGVEGISPDVLARLDAAVEALTAAGATVERASVPATVYGLSAYYVIAPAEASSNLSRYDGVRFGPRTDGATTNEMMMATRTEGFGDEVKRRIMLGTYALSAGYYDAYYGKSQKVRTLILKDFAEAYEKFDLLISPTAPTTAFPLGDKTEDPMQMYLQDVCTIPSNLAGHPAMSVPFGVGDDGLPVGVQILAPAMGEATMFRAAAVLEKSGGAQ